A window from Chryseobacterium vaccae encodes these proteins:
- the cobC gene encoding alpha-ribazole phosphatase: MEIHLIRHTAVENPSNLCYGFAEMPLKENYIEDFKNLKLERNFDRVISSPSQRCTLLAEYLQMNYTTDERLREMNFGTWEMKPWTEIPEEEINPWYEDFIHVKASQGENLLEMQSRVINFWNELAAVEDRDKILLITHAGVIRLILQVILLFPLDNMFKLQIGYGKRTVIEVKDGYFSVKGLNL, translated from the coding sequence ATGGAAATTCATCTGATCCGCCATACCGCAGTAGAAAATCCGTCGAACTTATGTTATGGATTTGCAGAAATGCCTTTAAAGGAAAACTATATTGAAGATTTTAAGAATCTGAAGCTGGAGCGAAACTTTGACAGGGTGATTTCAAGTCCTTCCCAGCGGTGTACCCTTTTAGCAGAGTATCTTCAGATGAATTATACCACAGATGAAAGACTGCGCGAAATGAATTTCGGAACCTGGGAAATGAAACCGTGGACAGAAATTCCGGAAGAAGAGATCAATCCCTGGTATGAAGATTTTATTCACGTAAAAGCTTCACAAGGTGAAAATCTTCTGGAAATGCAGTCCCGTGTTATCAATTTCTGGAATGAACTTGCCGCTGTTGAAGATAGAGATAAGATCCTTTTGATAACCCATGCAGGCGTAATACGGCTCATCCTGCAGGTAATTCTTCTGTTCCCGTTAGATAATATGTTTAAATTGCAGATCGGCTACGGAAAGAGAACCGTTATTGAGGTGAAAGACGGATACTTTTCTGTAAAAGGACTGAATTTGTAG
- a CDS encoding adenosylcobinamide-GDP ribazoletransferase yields MKAVKNELIYFATALMFFTRIPVPFKIPYSGEIMNQSQKYFAWVGLLVGLINAVVLYLSYHIFNLDIAIVLMMISSVLLTGAFHEDGFTDVCDSFGGGYGKEKILTIMKDSRVGAYGAVGIILLFSLKFFSIKALGNMDLIPTFSIIVLAHTASRFISGTMIYTHQYVTDIDVSKSKPLANRPLNGISLLVSFFSVLVAFALIPDPRLIVAFVLAYIGKICMGWYFKKHIGGYTGDCLGSVQQVSEVLFYLGTMIVWKFI; encoded by the coding sequence ATGAAAGCGGTAAAAAACGAACTGATCTATTTTGCAACGGCCCTGATGTTCTTTACGAGAATTCCGGTTCCGTTCAAGATTCCGTATTCCGGGGAAATTATGAACCAGTCGCAGAAATATTTTGCCTGGGTAGGGCTGCTGGTCGGGCTTATCAATGCTGTTGTCCTCTATCTTTCCTATCATATTTTTAACCTGGATATTGCCATTGTCCTGATGATGATTTCCAGTGTTCTGCTTACCGGAGCTTTCCATGAAGACGGTTTTACGGATGTCTGTGACAGTTTCGGAGGCGGCTACGGAAAAGAAAAGATCCTCACCATTATGAAAGACAGCAGGGTAGGAGCTTATGGGGCAGTAGGAATTATACTGTTATTTTCTCTGAAGTTTTTTAGTATCAAAGCATTGGGAAACATGGATCTGATCCCGACATTCAGCATTATTGTTCTTGCTCATACGGCCAGCCGCTTTATTTCAGGAACGATGATCTATACCCACCAATATGTGACGGATATTGATGTCAGCAAATCAAAACCGTTGGCCAACAGGCCTTTGAATGGAATATCTTTATTGGTGAGCTTTTTCAGTGTATTAGTGGCTTTTGCCCTGATTCCGGATCCCCGTCTGATTGTGGCATTCGTATTGGCATATATTGGAAAAATCTGTATGGGCTGGTATTTTAAGAAACACATCGGCGGTTATACAGGAGACTGCCTTGGATCTGTACAGCAAGTGAGCGAAGTTTTGTTTTACCTTGGAACAATGATTGTATGGAAATTCATCTGA
- the cobT gene encoding nicotinate-nucleotide--dimethylbenzimidazole phosphoribosyltransferase has protein sequence MLATELQHKIDFKTKPLGALGHLESLAHKIGMVQKTISPQLLHPHMVVFAADHGIASAGVSAYPQEVTYQMVMNFLSGGAAINVFCRHQGIEIKIVDAGVNFDFPEGLELIDKKVRKSSRNMLEEPAMTKEEYLQALENGRAVVLEIAETGCNIIGFGEMGIGNTSASSLMMSRLFDLPAADCIGRGTGLDDEQLQRKINILSEVLQQYAHIQTADEVAQTFGGLEIVQMMGAVEEAFQQNMLIMVDGFIASMAVAAVSKKNPEILKNCIFCHVGDENAHQKLLELLEQKALLNLNLRLGEGTGCALAYPLIQSAVNFLNEMSSFEDAHVSNKE, from the coding sequence ATGTTAGCCACCGAACTTCAGCATAAAATAGACTTCAAAACAAAACCATTAGGAGCATTGGGACATCTGGAATCTCTTGCTCATAAAATAGGAATGGTTCAGAAAACTATTTCACCTCAGCTTTTACATCCGCACATGGTTGTTTTTGCTGCGGATCACGGCATTGCTTCGGCAGGAGTGAGTGCCTATCCGCAGGAAGTAACGTATCAGATGGTGATGAATTTTCTGAGCGGCGGGGCTGCTATCAATGTATTTTGCCGACACCAGGGAATAGAGATCAAGATTGTGGATGCCGGAGTGAATTTCGATTTTCCGGAAGGGCTTGAACTGATCGATAAAAAGGTAAGAAAATCCAGCCGTAATATGCTTGAAGAGCCAGCTATGACAAAAGAAGAATATCTCCAGGCTCTGGAAAACGGAAGAGCCGTGGTATTGGAAATTGCTGAAACGGGCTGTAATATCATTGGTTTCGGAGAAATGGGAATAGGGAATACTTCTGCATCTTCATTGATGATGAGCAGGCTTTTTGATCTTCCCGCAGCGGATTGTATAGGAAGAGGAACCGGGCTTGATGATGAACAGCTTCAACGTAAAATCAATATTTTATCCGAAGTTTTACAGCAATATGCTCATATTCAAACGGCTGATGAGGTGGCACAGACTTTTGGCGGACTTGAAATTGTACAGATGATGGGAGCTGTGGAAGAAGCCTTTCAACAGAATATGCTTATCATGGTGGACGGCTTTATCGCCAGTATGGCTGTAGCAGCAGTCTCGAAAAAGAATCCTGAGATCCTGAAAAACTGTATCTTCTGTCATGTCGGCGATGAAAATGCCCATCAGAAGCTTCTTGAACTTTTGGAGCAGAAGGCACTGTTAAATCTTAACCTGCGCCTGGGAGAAGGAACAGGCTGTGCACTGGCTTATCCATTGATACAAAGTGCTGTGAATTTTCTGAATGAAATGTCAAGTTTTGAAGATGCTCATGTTTCAAATAAAGAATAA
- a CDS encoding nucleotidyltransferase domain-containing protein, translating into MTPKILEKIKEIEKERSVEVLLAVESGSRAWGFASPDSDYDIRFIYRHEKDWYLSPWDKDETIEFMTEDDLDGSGWDLRKTFHLLLKSNAALLSWFYSPIVYKENRKFVELFRPLADACFSPIAVSYHYLSMSKKYLEACRSDEVKLKSYFYCLRTALTGKWIIERGTVPPVLFSNLLVLTDDHTRRKIENLVSLKATKGESYYHPNDWELFGFLEKTILENEERSKNLAGGKADKSEMERVFREILKIR; encoded by the coding sequence ATGACACCTAAAATACTAGAAAAAATAAAAGAAATAGAGAAAGAACGCAGTGTGGAAGTACTTCTGGCTGTAGAATCAGGAAGCAGGGCCTGGGGTTTTGCCTCTCCGGACAGCGATTATGACATCCGCTTTATCTACCGTCATGAAAAAGATTGGTACCTTTCACCATGGGATAAAGATGAAACTATAGAATTTATGACCGAAGATGATCTGGATGGTTCCGGCTGGGACCTCAGAAAGACATTTCATCTGCTGTTGAAGTCGAATGCGGCTTTACTGAGCTGGTTTTATTCTCCGATCGTGTATAAAGAGAACAGAAAGTTTGTAGAATTATTCAGACCTTTGGCCGATGCCTGTTTTTCTCCGATAGCGGTTTCCTATCATTACCTGAGCATGAGCAAAAAGTATCTGGAAGCGTGCAGAAGTGATGAAGTAAAACTGAAAAGCTATTTTTACTGTCTGAGAACTGCGCTTACAGGAAAATGGATCATAGAAAGAGGAACGGTTCCTCCGGTTCTGTTCAGTAATCTGCTGGTTCTCACTGACGATCACACCCGAAGAAAAATAGAAAATCTTGTTTCTTTAAAAGCGACAAAAGGAGAATCCTATTACCATCCGAACGATTGGGAACTCTTCGGATTTCTGGAAAAAACAATTCTTGAAAATGAGGAAAGATCCAAAAACCTGGCTGGAGGAAAAGCAGATAAGAGTGAAATGGAAAGGGTTTTCAGAGAAATACTAAAAATAAGGTAA